A section of the Marinoscillum sp. 108 genome encodes:
- a CDS encoding neutral/alkaline non-lysosomal ceramidase N-terminal domain-containing protein encodes MIRMTLKLFAILLVLIGALAIATLTVVDRNHYEKRPFYREMDLRLDSLAEAFALQPNQDSLHIGWSRVNITPTEKVPLAGYGARDPKEMTGIHDSSFVRTVVFQKGSQKVAVVTADLLIIHPELSRAVWRGLPAGWSSDQIYFTASHTHSGQGGWAPGTVGRLFAGDFDASRVDFLTSKILQSIQEASDALEPGEIAVGELAVDDLVKNRLAKDKGIEDPWMKVIQLRKGVAKGFLVFYSAHATCFGSDFNQLSGDFPARFNLLMEADSAITFSAYGASAVGSMGPDVPGAHPAGNVEKIAEELRQQAVLFSLLGAGHRQVSALTSFRLSVPLPDPAFKISKHLALRPYLFKWAFGNYPHYVSVMVLGETLLIGMPCDFSGELAVPLYEKARALGYQLVITSFNGDYAGYVIKDEWYDLPKYEARTMSWYGPYAGQYFTEIINRIISTIDENNQTNTPDR; translated from the coding sequence ATGATCCGGATGACCCTCAAACTATTCGCAATTTTACTCGTGCTGATTGGCGCTTTGGCCATTGCCACCCTGACTGTGGTGGATAGAAACCATTATGAGAAGAGGCCTTTTTATCGGGAAATGGACCTCAGGCTGGACTCTCTCGCCGAGGCTTTTGCCCTTCAGCCAAATCAGGATTCTTTGCACATTGGTTGGTCCAGGGTAAATATCACCCCAACAGAAAAAGTCCCCCTAGCGGGATATGGAGCTCGCGACCCCAAGGAAATGACGGGAATTCATGATTCGAGTTTTGTCCGTACGGTGGTCTTTCAGAAGGGGTCTCAAAAAGTAGCAGTGGTCACGGCTGATCTGCTCATTATTCATCCGGAACTATCGAGAGCTGTGTGGAGAGGCCTACCCGCGGGCTGGTCATCTGATCAAATCTATTTCACGGCATCACACACCCATTCTGGTCAGGGCGGGTGGGCTCCCGGGACGGTGGGGCGTTTATTTGCCGGAGATTTTGATGCCTCCCGGGTGGATTTTCTCACTTCCAAAATCCTCCAATCCATTCAGGAAGCGAGTGATGCTCTTGAGCCTGGTGAAATAGCGGTGGGTGAGCTGGCAGTAGATGATCTGGTGAAGAACAGGCTGGCCAAAGACAAAGGAATTGAGGATCCCTGGATGAAAGTGATACAGCTTCGCAAAGGGGTGGCCAAAGGGTTTCTCGTCTTTTATAGCGCTCATGCCACCTGCTTTGGTTCGGATTTCAACCAGCTGTCTGGAGATTTTCCGGCCAGGTTCAACCTCCTGATGGAGGCTGACAGTGCCATCACCTTCTCTGCATATGGCGCCAGTGCCGTGGGGAGTATGGGTCCGGATGTGCCTGGAGCCCACCCAGCAGGCAATGTTGAAAAAATAGCTGAAGAACTGAGGCAGCAGGCCGTACTCTTCAGCCTTCTTGGCGCGGGGCACAGGCAGGTGTCTGCCCTCACGTCGTTTCGACTGAGCGTACCCTTACCGGATCCGGCCTTCAAAATATCAAAACACCTGGCCTTGAGGCCTTACTTGTTCAAATGGGCCTTTGGCAACTACCCCCATTATGTGTCGGTGATGGTTTTGGGTGAAACGCTCCTTATCGGAATGCCTTGTGATTTTTCTGGCGAGCTGGCGGTGCCCCTTTATGAGAAAGCGAGGGCCCTGGGTTACCAGCTTGTTATTACCTCATTCAACGGCGACTATGCCGGCTATGTAATCAAAGATGAATGGTATGATCTTCCCAAATATGAAGCCCGTACCATGAGCTGGTATGGCCCGTATGCCGGTCAGTACTTTACGGAGATAATCAATCGAATAATTAGTACCATAGATGAAAATAACCAAACCAACACTCCTGATAGATGA
- a CDS encoding YciI family protein: protein MKKFLVIYHASAEAMAAMSQATPEQRGEAMKPWMAWKEALGDKMLDLGAPLSGGVKIKPNGSTEASKKEVTGYSMIQAKDLAAAQLLLAGHPHLQSGCDIELHEAMAM, encoded by the coding sequence ATGAAAAAGTTCTTAGTAATCTATCACGCATCGGCTGAAGCAATGGCTGCAATGTCACAGGCGACACCCGAGCAAAGAGGGGAAGCGATGAAACCCTGGATGGCCTGGAAAGAAGCCCTGGGAGATAAAATGCTCGACCTGGGGGCACCCCTTTCAGGGGGAGTGAAAATCAAGCCTAATGGATCAACAGAGGCTTCAAAAAAGGAAGTGACGGGCTATTCCATGATTCAGGCAAAGGACCTGGCGGCGGCTCAATTGCTTTTGGCGGGACACCCGCACCTGCAGAGTGGTTGCGACATTGAGCTCCACGAAGCAATGGCTATGTAA
- a CDS encoding YifB family Mg chelatase-like AAA ATPase gives MLAKTYGSAVYGVNAYTITIEVNVGQGTRFYMVGLPDSAVKESEQRVESSIKYHGYRMPRQKVVVNLAPADIKKEGSAYDLPIALGILQGSEQVTFPDLEKYVIMGELSLDGMLRPIKGALPIAIEARKKGFKGFILPKENASEAAIVDDIEVIGVETIKEAIEHLDGTAPIEPLHHDTRDVFFYDLDQVDADFADVQGQENIKRAMEIAAAGGHNVIMIGPPGAGKTMLAKRLSSILPPLSLHEALETTKIHSVAGKLGGNGKLIANRPFRSPHHTISDVALVGGGGIPQPGEISLANNGVLFLDELPEFKRTALEVMRQPLEERRVTISRAKISIDYPANFMLVASMNPCPCGYYNHPEKECVCGPGVVQRYLNKVSGPLLDRIDLHVEVTPVSFDQMTADRKAESSLEIRARVIRAREIQKDRFKDSPEVFNNAMMGSSTTKELCKINEGGKVLLKTAMEKLGLSARAYDRILKVSRTIADLAASEDIKIEHLAEAIQYRSLDREGWAG, from the coding sequence GGAGAGTGAACAACGTGTAGAATCCTCCATCAAATACCATGGCTATCGCATGCCCCGTCAAAAGGTGGTGGTGAACCTGGCTCCTGCGGATATCAAAAAAGAGGGTTCCGCTTATGATCTGCCTATTGCGCTGGGAATTTTACAGGGTTCGGAGCAGGTCACCTTCCCCGATCTGGAAAAGTACGTGATCATGGGAGAGCTATCACTGGATGGTATGCTTCGTCCCATCAAAGGGGCGCTTCCCATTGCCATTGAGGCTCGAAAAAAAGGATTCAAGGGATTTATTTTACCCAAAGAAAATGCTTCTGAGGCGGCCATCGTGGACGACATAGAGGTAATAGGTGTTGAGACCATCAAGGAAGCCATTGAGCACCTGGATGGCACCGCGCCAATAGAGCCACTGCATCATGACACCCGCGACGTTTTCTTTTATGACCTGGATCAGGTGGATGCAGACTTTGCAGACGTGCAAGGTCAGGAAAACATCAAGCGGGCCATGGAAATAGCGGCTGCCGGAGGACACAATGTCATCATGATCGGGCCTCCCGGCGCAGGCAAGACCATGCTGGCGAAAAGACTCTCCTCCATTTTGCCGCCTTTGTCGCTACATGAAGCCCTGGAGACCACCAAGATTCATTCTGTAGCCGGAAAGCTGGGTGGCAATGGCAAGCTGATTGCCAATCGACCCTTTCGCTCACCTCACCACACCATTTCTGATGTGGCACTGGTAGGCGGTGGAGGTATTCCGCAGCCAGGGGAGATTTCTCTGGCCAATAATGGCGTACTTTTTCTCGATGAACTTCCCGAATTTAAAAGAACCGCACTCGAGGTGATGCGTCAGCCGCTGGAAGAGCGACGGGTGACCATTTCCAGAGCCAAGATTTCCATTGACTACCCGGCCAACTTCATGCTGGTGGCCAGTATGAATCCATGCCCATGCGGGTATTATAATCATCCGGAAAAAGAATGTGTGTGTGGACCAGGTGTGGTGCAGCGCTATCTCAATAAGGTAAGCGGACCCCTGCTGGATCGCATCGACCTGCATGTGGAGGTCACTCCGGTTTCTTTTGATCAAATGACCGCCGACCGAAAAGCGGAATCCAGCCTGGAGATCAGGGCCCGGGTGATCAGGGCTCGAGAGATTCAAAAAGACAGATTTAAGGACTCGCCAGAAGTTTTCAACAATGCCATGATGGGCTCCAGCACCACCAAGGAGCTTTGCAAAATCAATGAGGGCGGAAAAGTGCTGCTGAAAACGGCGATGGAGAAACTCGGGCTCTCCGCCCGGGCCTATGACCGGATTCTGAAAGTGTCCCGAACCATTGCCGACCTGGCAGCCAGCGAAGACATCAAGATAGAGCACCTGGCAGAAGCCATTCAGTACCGCAGCCTGGACCGGGAGGGTTGGGCCGGGTAG